One stretch of Clavibacter californiensis DNA includes these proteins:
- a CDS encoding ABC transporter substrate-binding protein, with protein MPRALARLTATAVTGLVLVALTGCGASEEVPAASVADAGEGATAYPLTLSNCGHDVTIDQAPQRVVSLDQDSTEILLSLGLQDRMVGTASWTDPVLDSLADANAKVPRLADNAPTYEVLLNADPDFVTASFGRHYGTGGVVTRDRLAETGIPSYLSPTDCDSDVSINGGGKRTTALTVDALYQEIREMAEVFDVQDRGEALVSSLQQRAAAATDGMDLGGAKVMYWFADTKTPYMGGGFGATALLSRQAGLTDTFPEVRDDFIATGWETVVDRDPDILVLGDLQRNRFPGDKLQDKIDFLTSDPLTRDLTAVKEDRMVALHGAELNPSIRFVDGLEKIRAWWDARGDRL; from the coding sequence ATGCCCCGCGCCCTCGCCCGCCTCACCGCCACCGCCGTGACGGGCCTCGTGCTCGTCGCCCTCACCGGGTGCGGCGCCTCCGAGGAGGTGCCGGCCGCATCCGTCGCCGATGCCGGGGAGGGGGCGACGGCCTACCCGCTGACGCTCTCGAACTGCGGCCACGACGTGACGATCGACCAGGCGCCGCAGCGCGTGGTGTCGCTCGACCAGGACTCCACGGAGATCCTGCTGTCGCTCGGCCTGCAGGACCGCATGGTCGGCACGGCGTCGTGGACGGATCCCGTGCTCGACTCGCTCGCCGACGCGAACGCGAAGGTGCCGCGCCTCGCCGACAACGCGCCCACCTACGAGGTGCTCCTGAACGCGGATCCGGACTTCGTCACCGCCTCCTTCGGCCGCCACTACGGCACCGGCGGCGTCGTCACGCGCGACCGGCTCGCCGAGACGGGGATCCCCTCCTACCTCTCTCCCACCGACTGCGACTCCGACGTCAGCATCAACGGCGGCGGCAAGCGCACGACCGCGCTCACGGTCGACGCGCTGTACCAGGAGATCCGCGAGATGGCCGAGGTGTTCGACGTGCAGGACCGCGGCGAGGCGCTCGTCTCCTCGCTCCAGCAGCGCGCGGCCGCGGCCACCGACGGCATGGACCTCGGCGGCGCCAAGGTCATGTACTGGTTCGCGGACACGAAGACGCCGTACATGGGCGGGGGATTCGGCGCCACCGCGCTCCTGTCGCGCCAGGCCGGCCTCACCGACACCTTCCCCGAGGTGCGCGACGACTTCATCGCCACCGGGTGGGAGACCGTGGTCGACCGCGACCCGGACATCCTGGTGCTCGGCGACCTCCAGCGGAACCGCTTCCCCGGCGACAAGCTGCAGGACAAGATCGACTTCCTCACGAGCGATCCGCTGACGCGCGACCTCACGGCCGTGAAGGAGGACCGGATGGTGGCGCTGCACGGCGCCGAGCTGAACCCGTCGATCCGGTTCGTGGACGGGCTCGAGAAGATCCGGGCCTGGTGGGACGCGCGCGGGGACCGGCTCTGA
- a CDS encoding FecCD family ABC transporter permease: protein MGRARGPALSAAAPRAPFAAVARRVMGLPHALRVVVLLSLGIVALALSVGVAVTLGPADVSLVNVRDILLNHAGLASIPVRVSEDAIVWQERLPRALVAAACGAGLGLCGVVLQSLLRNPLADPFVLGVSSGASTGAVLIGVLGLGGGAIGMSGGAFIGALVAFGFVLLLARFSSAGTAGVILAGVAGTQLFSALTSLVVFAFADSDETRGITFWLLGSLEGMRWDEVGLSVSVVAVGAVVCLAYARSLDAFAFGEEVASSLGIHVVRTRTILLVVTALLTATLVSIAGAIGFVGLVLPHAARLLFGQRHARVVPATIVLGAVFMVWVDAVSRLAFAPTPLPVGVGTALVGVPVFMLLLMRNRGRA, encoded by the coding sequence GTGGGACGCGCGCGGGGACCGGCTCTGAGCGCGGCGGCCCCGCGGGCGCCGTTCGCCGCGGTCGCCCGGCGGGTCATGGGGCTCCCGCACGCGCTCCGCGTCGTGGTGCTCCTCTCGCTCGGCATCGTCGCGCTCGCGCTCTCGGTGGGCGTCGCCGTGACCCTCGGCCCGGCGGACGTGTCGCTCGTGAACGTGCGCGACATCCTGCTCAACCACGCCGGGCTCGCGAGCATCCCGGTGCGGGTCTCCGAGGACGCGATCGTCTGGCAGGAGCGCCTCCCGAGGGCGCTCGTCGCGGCCGCATGCGGCGCGGGACTCGGCCTCTGCGGCGTCGTGCTCCAGTCGCTGCTGCGGAACCCGCTCGCGGATCCGTTCGTGCTCGGCGTCTCGTCCGGCGCCTCCACGGGCGCGGTGCTCATCGGCGTGCTGGGCCTCGGCGGCGGCGCGATCGGCATGTCGGGCGGCGCCTTCATCGGCGCGCTCGTGGCCTTCGGGTTCGTGCTCCTGCTCGCGCGGTTCTCCTCGGCGGGCACGGCCGGCGTGATCCTCGCGGGCGTCGCCGGCACGCAGCTGTTCTCCGCGCTCACCTCGCTCGTCGTGTTCGCGTTCGCCGACTCCGACGAGACGCGCGGCATCACGTTCTGGCTCCTCGGATCCCTCGAGGGCATGCGCTGGGACGAGGTCGGGCTCAGCGTCTCCGTGGTCGCGGTCGGCGCGGTCGTCTGCCTGGCCTACGCCCGCTCGCTCGACGCCTTCGCGTTCGGGGAGGAGGTGGCGTCGTCGCTCGGGATCCACGTGGTCCGCACCCGCACGATCCTCCTTGTGGTCACCGCCCTCCTCACCGCCACGCTCGTGAGCATCGCGGGCGCCATCGGATTCGTCGGCCTGGTGCTCCCGCATGCCGCGCGCCTGCTGTTCGGCCAGCGGCACGCGCGCGTCGTGCCCGCCACGATCGTGCTCGGCGCCGTCTTCATGGTGTGGGTCGATGCCGTCTCCCGGCTCGCGTTCGCGCCCACGCCGCTGCCCGTGGGCGTCGGCACGGCGCTCGTCGGCGTGCCCGTCTTCATGCTGCTGCTGATGCGGAACCGGGGGCGCGCATGA
- a CDS encoding ABC transporter ATP-binding protein: MTLEARAVSWSRGGRIVVDDVTLEPAPGSTVGLLGPNGSGKSSLLKLLQGAASPDSGRVTLDGADLAGLRRRDVARRVATVTQHGETEVDIVVRDVVRLGRTPYRTLLGGDTAEDAAAIDRAIAHVGLEAKADRAWRTLSGGERQRAHIARALAQEPRELLLDEPTNHLDIRHQLELLALVRDLPVTTVIALHDLNLAAMFCDAVLVLREGRVVAGGHPREVITPELIADVYGVRAVVSHDEAVGCSRVLFDAAPL, from the coding sequence ATGACGCTCGAGGCGCGGGCGGTCAGCTGGTCGCGGGGCGGGCGGATCGTCGTGGACGACGTCACGCTGGAGCCGGCGCCCGGATCCACCGTGGGGCTCCTCGGGCCGAACGGGTCGGGCAAGTCGTCGCTGCTCAAGCTGCTGCAGGGCGCCGCGTCGCCCGACTCCGGCCGCGTGACGCTCGACGGCGCCGACCTCGCGGGGCTCCGGCGCCGCGACGTCGCCCGCCGGGTCGCGACCGTCACCCAGCACGGGGAGACCGAGGTCGACATCGTGGTGCGCGATGTCGTGCGCCTCGGCCGCACGCCGTACCGCACGCTCCTCGGCGGCGACACGGCGGAGGATGCGGCGGCCATCGACCGCGCCATCGCGCACGTGGGCCTCGAGGCGAAGGCCGACCGCGCCTGGCGCACGCTGTCCGGCGGCGAGCGGCAGCGGGCCCACATCGCGCGCGCCCTCGCGCAGGAGCCGCGCGAGCTGCTCCTCGACGAGCCGACCAACCACCTCGACATCCGCCACCAGCTGGAGCTGCTCGCGCTCGTGCGCGACCTGCCGGTGACCACGGTGATCGCGCTGCACGACCTCAACCTCGCGGCGATGTTCTGCGACGCCGTGCTCGTGCTGCGCGAGGGGCGCGTGGTCGCGGGCGGGCATCCGCGCGAGGTGATCACGCCGGAGCTCATCGCCGACGTCTACGGGGTGCGCGCGGTCGTGTCGCACGACGAGGCGGTCGGATGCTCGCGGGTGCTGTTCGACGCGGCGCCGCTCTAG
- a CDS encoding LacI family DNA-binding transcriptional regulator, with the protein MATSAPLPRDGSRPRGGSLPRGQVTRSDVARYAGVSTAVVSYVVNSGPRPVAEATAERVRDAIRVLGYRPNASARALRTGSTQMLGLVVPEIANPLFAELAIAVEQCAARRGHAVLLVNSEGDPEMERTLIRSLTARQVDGIIISTVQHGSAVVDLPTLGMPVVLLNTFAAKDGVETVGVDARAGARLGVEHLIGHGHARIGLIIGGGEVEAREWGWQDATRAAGLPDGPLAREPFTREGGYRGALRLFGGSDRPTALFASSDMQAIGALRALGELGLRVPEDVAVLSFDGTDEAEYAAPRLTVVRQPVEEMAEEAVARLITPDTERAPHHASFTPTLVIGRSCGCAAPAEGTATTAPASR; encoded by the coding sequence ATGGCGACCTCCGCCCCCCTCCCGCGCGACGGGTCCCGCCCGCGCGGCGGATCCCTCCCCCGCGGCCAGGTCACCCGATCCGACGTCGCCCGGTACGCCGGCGTCTCCACCGCGGTCGTCAGCTACGTCGTCAACAGCGGGCCCCGGCCCGTCGCGGAGGCGACCGCCGAGCGCGTGCGCGACGCGATCCGCGTGCTCGGCTACCGCCCGAACGCGAGCGCCCGCGCGCTCCGCACCGGCAGCACGCAGATGCTCGGCCTCGTCGTGCCCGAGATCGCGAACCCGCTCTTCGCGGAGCTCGCCATCGCGGTGGAGCAGTGCGCGGCCCGGCGCGGCCACGCGGTGCTCCTCGTCAACAGCGAGGGCGATCCGGAGATGGAGCGCACGCTGATCCGCTCGCTGACCGCGCGGCAGGTCGACGGCATCATCATCAGCACCGTGCAGCACGGCAGCGCGGTCGTCGACCTGCCGACGCTCGGCATGCCCGTGGTGCTGCTCAACACGTTCGCGGCGAAGGACGGCGTCGAGACCGTGGGCGTCGATGCCCGCGCGGGCGCGCGCCTCGGGGTCGAGCACCTCATCGGGCACGGGCACGCCCGGATCGGCCTCATCATCGGCGGCGGCGAGGTGGAGGCGCGCGAGTGGGGCTGGCAGGACGCCACCCGCGCGGCGGGCCTGCCCGACGGCCCGCTCGCCCGCGAGCCGTTCACGCGCGAGGGCGGCTACCGCGGCGCGCTCCGGCTCTTCGGCGGATCCGACCGCCCCACCGCGCTCTTCGCGAGCTCGGACATGCAGGCGATCGGCGCCCTCCGCGCGCTCGGCGAGCTCGGGCTGCGCGTCCCCGAGGACGTCGCCGTGCTGTCCTTCGACGGCACCGACGAGGCGGAGTACGCGGCGCCGCGGCTCACGGTCGTGCGGCAGCCGGTGGAGGAGATGGCCGAGGAGGCCGTGGCGCGCCTCATCACCCCGGATACCGAGCGGGCACCGCACCACGCGTCGTTCACGCCGACGCTCGTGATCGGCCGGTCGTGCGGGTGCGCGGCGCCGGCCGAGGGGACGGCGACGACCGCGCCCGCCTCCCGCTAG